A stretch of the Medicago truncatula cultivar Jemalong A17 chromosome 5, MtrunA17r5.0-ANR, whole genome shotgun sequence genome encodes the following:
- the LOC11434103 gene encoding heavy metal-associated isoprenylated plant protein 47 gives MKKIVIQMHMESDKFRSKALKIAAAFQGVISVSLEGESRDQVVVIGDYQIDCVCLTKKLRKKFCYVNLLSVEDANVSASYEGDEAKEEEKDVEVTINSTENSSVVCNCEKNYPPPCPLYYIVDHEPYPSSCSIQ, from the exons ATGAAG AAAATAGTTATCCAGATGCATATGGAGAGTGACAAATTTAGAAGCAAAGCTTTGAAAATTGCTGCTGCCTTTCAAG GTGTGATTTCAGTGTCATTAGAAGGTGAAAGCAGAGACCAAGTAGTAGTAATTGGAGATTATCAAATAGACTGTGTTTGTTTGACTAAAAAGTTGAGAAAGAAATTTTGTTATGTTAATcttttaagtgttgaagatgcAAACGTTTCTGCTAGTTATGAAGGTGATGAAGctaaagaggaagaaaaagatGTTGAAGTAACCATAAATTCAACAGAAAATTCATCGGTTGTTTGTAATTGTGAGAAAAATTATCCTCCACCTTGTCCCTTGTATTACATAGTTGATCATGAGCCATACCCTAGTAGTTGCTCTATCCAATGA
- the LOC11423092 gene encoding uncharacterized protein: MKIKMFMFLYFCALLLISVVAIELSKNEKQSGEAKESKTNIEVDGKVRWSGGRATWRSGSGNQNEGHNSIINYSDNGKAGNNENQGSGGSGDSGGNRNLGCMSNVHGEKL, encoded by the exons ATGAAAATCAAGATGTTTATGTTCTTGTACTTTTGTGCACTGCTTCTTATCTCCGTTGTTGCAATTGAGCTTTCTAAAAATGAGAAACAAT CCGGCGAAGCAAAAGAATCAAAGACAAACATCGAGGTAGATGGCAAAGTACGTTGGTCAGGCGGAAGAGCAACATGGCGAAGCGGAAGTGGAAATCAAAACGAGGGTCACAATTCTATCATAAACTATTCTGACAATGGAAAAGCGGGCAACAATGAAAATCAGGGCAGCGGTGGAAGCGGGGATAGCGGTGGAAATAGAAATTTGGGATGCATGTCAAACGTACATGGtgaaaaactataa
- the LOC11431170 gene encoding protein IQ-DOMAIN 1: MGFTVGLVRNVFSRNHVGSHERKIMRRNSSENRRWISVKSYLCGNEFNSVLAEEDSASFKSTEVTVTQSIQEDLLSDKEETKSEETVENVIDNRSNCNSKSLNEEEAAIIIQSAYRSFKLRCKNEDTISSENGEEKLNLAAESPDRKSMATSVEVQTGNSTEVFSFKGEKVSIYNSFQHRNRTRAIKQKEDWDDSTLSSNVSKMRMQDRMEAATRRERALAYAFSQQLRICSKRKLAKHNNREQNMSWSWLERWMATRLQDTSSVESHAMKQYENFNTDHHKFTIKTRFLDASGGEEKESCGSNEVPLHFDNYSVVSQEEKVSSFKSPTRKTNFKARRTVSRRKTVPSYQFHDEHPKVSMKDGSSNANKDIKQKPKQEVSKTEMSQMTISTLKTSNE, encoded by the exons ATGGGTTTCACTGTTGGGTTGGTAAGAAATGTCTTCTCAAGAAATCATGTTGGTTCTCATGAAAGAAAA ATAATGAGACGAAATTCTTCCGAAAATAGAAGATGGATATCAGTTAAATCATACTTGTGTGGCAATGAATTCAATTCAGTCCTTGCAGAAGAAGATTCAGCATCATTTAAGAGCACAGAAGTCACAGTTACACAGTCCATACAAGAAGATTTGTTGAGTGATAAAGAAGAAACAAAGAGTGAAGAAACTGTTGAGAATGTAATAGACAATAGATCAAATTGTAACTCCAAATCATTGAATGAAGAAGAAGCAGCTATTATTATTCAATCAGCATATAGAAGTTTCAAG TTGAGGTGTAAAAATGAAGACACCATAAGCTCAGAAAATGGTGAAGAGAAGCTCAATTTAGCAGCAGAAAGTCCAGATAGAAAATCTATGGCTACATCAGTTGAAGTACAAACAGGGAATTCCACTGAAGTTTTCTCATTTAAAGGAGAAAAAGTGAGCATTTACAACAGTTTTCAGCACAGGAATAGAACTAGAGCAATAAAGCAAAAG GAAGATTGGGATGACAGCACTTTGAGTAGCAATGTTTCGAAAATGAGGATGCAAGACAGAATGGAGGCAGCAACAAGGAGAGAAAGAGCACTGGCTTATGCTTTCTCACAACAG CTACGAATATGTTCGAAGAGAAAATTAGCAAAACATAACAACAGGGAACAAAATATGAGTTGGAGTTGGCTTGAAAGATGGATGGCGACTCGGCTTCAAGACACTTCATCAGTTGAAAGCCATGCAATGAAGCAGTATGAAAATTTCAACACTGATCATCACAAATTTACTATAAAGACAAGATTTTTAGATGCTTCTGGTGGTGAAGAAAAAGAGAGTTGTGGATCAAATGAAGTGCCACTTCATTTTGATAACTATTCAGTAGTTTCACAAGAAGAAAAAGTTAGCAGCTTCAAATCACCAACAAGAAAGACTAATTTTAAAGCTAGGAGAACTGTGTCTAGGAGGAAAACTGTGCCAAGTTATCAGTTTCATGATGAACATCCAAAG GTAAGCATGAAAGATGGCTCAAGCAATGCTAACAAGGATATTAAGCAAAAACCAAAGCAAGAAGTAAGCAAGACAGAAATGAGTCAAATGACAATAAGCACACTCAAAACTTCTAATGAGTGA
- the LOC11430477 gene encoding putative BPI/LBP family protein At1g04970 has translation MQPFFFLLLLFTSSFIPTQSQSQPQPQNQAFISLLITQNGLNFVKNILTQKAISSIVSLQLPNIEKGTRIPMLGSVYFVLSNITIYEIDVDSSNVKPGENGIEILASGVSCNMSLDWSYEYSSIWFGPVKVSDQGSAQVQVEGMKVELKLGLENQEGYLDLKLKDCDSSVKDISIKLDGGASWLYQGILDAFEGNIGSAVENAITKKLGEGITRLDSYLKSLPKEVPVDDHSSLNVTFVNNVLLSDSSIGFETNGLFIKRNDSLPIPNLWHKNSKLPILCTNSSKMLAISLDEAVFNSASSLYYDAKFMHWIVDKIPDQSLLNTAGWRFIIPQLYRKYPNHEMNLNISLSSPPVVEISDQKAGVEIFADLTIDVLEEDKVIPVACISLMIQASGLVKINGNNLVGTIRLGDFGMSLKWSNIGNLRMFLIQPVMWTIIETVFLPYANAHLSKGLPLPIIHGFTLQDAEIILSSSRVAVCSDVSFAESNKHFLQSH, from the exons ATGCAacctttcttcttccttctcctacTATTCACCTCTTCCTTCATTCCCACGcaatcacaatctcaacctcAACCCCAAAACCAAGCTTTCATATCCCTATTAATCACCCAAAACGGCCTTAATTTCGTGAAAAACATACTCACTCAAAAGGCAATTTCTTCAATAGTTTCACTCCAATTACCCAATATTGAAAAGGGTACAAGAATTCCAATGTTGGGTAGTGTTTACTTTGTGCTTTCTAATATCACAATATATGAAATTGATGTTGATTCTTCTAATGTCAAGCCTGGTGAGAATGGAATTGAGATTTTAGCTTCTGGGGTTAGTTGTAATATGAGTTTGGATTGGTCTTATGAGTATAGTAGTATTTGGTTTGGTCCTGTTAAGGTTTCTGATCAAGGTTCAGCACAAGTTCAG GTTGAAGGCATGAAAGTTGAACTTAAATTGGGATTGGAGAACCAGGAAGGATATTTGGATCTCAAACTTAAGGACTGTGATTCTTCTGTTAAAgatatttcaataaaattggACGGAGGTGCATCTTGGCTTTATCAAGG GATTCTTGATGCTTTTGAAGGGAATATTGGATCAGCAGTAGAAAATGCTATCACCAAGAAACTTGGAGAAGGTATTACAAGGCTGGACTCGTATTTGAAAAGTCTTCCGAAGGAGGTTCCGGTCGATGATCACTCTTCGTTGAATGTAACTTTTGTCAACAATGTTTTACTAAGTGATTCGTCGATTGGGTTTGAAACGAATGGgttatttataaaaagaaatgattCCCTGCCTATTCCTAACCTCTGGCACAAGAACTCAAAACTTCCAATTCTATGCACAAATTCATCGAAAATGCTAGCAATCTCTTTAGACGAGGCTGTTTTCAACTCTGCATCATCCTTGTATTATGAT GCGAAATTTATGCATTGGATTGTGGACAAAATACCAGATCAATCTCTATTGAACACTGCAGGATGGAGATTTATTATTCCTCAATTGTACAGGAAATACCCAAATCATGAAATGAACTTGAATATATCTTTGTCTTCTCCTCCGGTTGTGGAGATTTCAGATCAGAAAGCTGGTGTTGAAATATTTGCAGATTTAACAATTGATGTTTTGGAAGAAGATAAAGTAATACCAGTGGCATGCATCTCATTG ATGATTCAAGCTTCAGGTTTGGTCAAAATAAATGGAAATAACCTCGTCGGTACCATCAGATTGGGTGACTTTGGAATGTCATTGAAATGGAGCAACATTGGCAATCTGCGAATGTTCCTTATTCAG CCAGTTATGTGGACGATTATCGAAACAGTCTTCTTGCCATATGCAAATGCACATCTAAGTAAAGGGTTACCCTTGCCCATTATTCATGGTTTCACCTTACAAGATGCAGAGATAATCTTGTCATCGTCAAGAGTCGCAGTTTGTAGTGATGTATCATTTGCAGAATCAAACAAACATTTCTTACAATCTCATTGA